A genomic region of Methanosarcina thermophila TM-1 contains the following coding sequences:
- a CDS encoding 30S ribosomal protein S4e, whose protein sequence is MTHQKRLAIPKSWKVGKKGYKWVSTTRPGPHSKARSLPLGIIIRDILKLVDNSREGKRILSEGKVLVDGIPRKDLRFPVGLFDVISLPLINETYRVLQDEKGRLTLYKLSETNVNKLCRINNKTILKGGKVQLNLNDGANILGSNEYSTKDSLILSVPDKKIIKHLKFKVGNLAMVVGGQHSGEIGTIKEIKEVKSSRHNTVAISGETDFETIEDYVFVIGEDKPEIRLGGEAIE, encoded by the coding sequence GTGACACACCAGAAAAGATTAGCAATTCCAAAAAGCTGGAAGGTCGGGAAAAAAGGTTATAAGTGGGTCTCCACCACCCGCCCGGGGCCTCACAGCAAGGCACGCAGTCTTCCGCTAGGAATCATTATTCGCGACATTCTCAAGCTCGTAGATAACAGTAGAGAAGGTAAGAGAATTCTTTCGGAAGGTAAAGTTCTTGTGGACGGCATTCCCAGGAAAGACCTCAGGTTCCCTGTAGGGCTTTTTGATGTAATTTCGCTCCCGCTCATAAATGAAACATACAGAGTGCTCCAGGATGAAAAGGGGCGTCTTACCCTTTACAAACTGAGCGAGACAAACGTTAACAAGCTGTGCAGGATTAACAACAAGACTATCCTCAAAGGAGGAAAGGTGCAGCTTAACCTGAATGATGGGGCCAATATTCTTGGCTCTAACGAATATAGCACAAAGGATTCTCTGATTCTTTCCGTGCCTGACAAGAAGATAATAAAGCACCTTAAGTTCAAGGTCGGCAACCTGGCAATGGTGGTAGGCGGACAGCACTCCGGAGAAATCGGAACAATTAAAGAAATCAAGGAAGTTAAGAGTTCTAGGCACAATACAGTCGCGATTTCCGGGGAAACCGATTTCGAGACTATTGAAGATTACGTGTTTGTAATTGGTGAAGACAAACCTGAGATCAGGCTCGGTGGTGAGGCAATTGAGTAA
- a CDS encoding 30S ribosomal protein S5, producing MAFDEDWVPKTRLGKLVVEGQVASMEEAIKSGLPIREPQIIDMLLPDLEDEVLDINMVQRMTDSGRRVKFRATVIVGNRNGYVGLGQAKDVQVGPAIRKAIDAAKLNITYIRRGCGSWECACGLPHTVPYEVTGKSGSVSVTLIPAPRGLGIAAGNTATKVLEKAGIKDVWTKTFGTTRTTLNFAKATFDALNQVNVMSLPVYCKEEA from the coding sequence ATGGCATTCGATGAAGATTGGGTTCCGAAAACCAGGCTTGGAAAATTAGTCGTAGAAGGACAGGTTGCTTCTATGGAAGAGGCAATTAAATCAGGCCTGCCTATCAGGGAACCCCAGATAATTGATATGCTGCTTCCTGACCTGGAAGATGAGGTGCTCGATATTAACATGGTCCAGAGGATGACTGACTCAGGACGCCGTGTGAAATTCAGAGCAACCGTAATTGTAGGGAACAGAAACGGCTACGTAGGACTCGGGCAGGCAAAAGACGTGCAGGTAGGACCCGCAATCCGCAAGGCAATTGATGCTGCAAAGCTCAATATTACCTACATCCGCAGAGGCTGCGGATCCTGGGAATGTGCCTGCGGACTGCCTCATACAGTTCCTTACGAAGTCACAGGAAAATCAGGAAGTGTAAGCGTAACTCTTATTCCGGCTCCAAGAGGTCTTGGAATAGCTGCAGGGAATACTGCAACCAAGGTGCTGGAAAAAGCCGGTATCAAAGATGTATGGACCAAGACCTTCGGAACTACGCGGACTACCCTCAATTTCGCAAAGGCAACCTTCGATGCCCTTAACCAGGTCAATGTCATGAGTCTGCCAGTATACTGTAAGGAGGAAGCCTGA
- the rpl14p gene encoding 50S ribosomal protein L14, translating to MKGIRSNIPRALNAGANVPCVDNTGAKVVEIISVKKYRGVKNRMPCAGIGDMCVVSVKKGTPEMRKQIVYAVVVRQKKEFRRPDGLRVSFEDNAMVITDEEGVPKGTDIKGPIAREVAERYPKIGTTASIII from the coding sequence ATGAAAGGTATACGTTCTAACATCCCAAGGGCTCTTAATGCAGGTGCCAATGTTCCTTGTGTAGACAACACTGGAGCCAAGGTAGTTGAGATCATCTCTGTCAAGAAGTACAGAGGAGTCAAGAACAGAATGCCTTGCGCAGGAATCGGGGATATGTGTGTCGTCTCGGTGAAGAAAGGCACCCCTGAAATGAGGAAGCAGATTGTCTACGCAGTAGTGGTTCGCCAGAAAAAGGAATTCCGCCGTCCGGATGGGCTGCGTGTATCCTTTGAGGACAATGCCATGGTAATCACAGACGAAGAAGGGGTTCCTAAAGGCACGGACATAAAAGGTCCTATCGCAAGAGAAGTAGCTGAGAGATACCCAAAGATTGGAACCACGGCATCTATTATTATCTGA
- a CDS encoding 50S ribosomal protein L6 encodes MVKEIARTIEIPEGISVSFSQDVLTVKGPLGTVERKLWYPGVKIDVREGEVVVDAVSSRKEQKAMVGTFTSHIKNMIKGVNEGFECKMSIVYSHFPMQVKVDGKSFIIGNFLGEKKPRVAKILGETKVKVSGNEVTITGINKEDVGQTAANIEQKTKIRRFDPRVFQDGIYIVQKP; translated from the coding sequence ATGGTTAAGGAAATTGCAAGAACAATAGAGATTCCTGAAGGAATTTCCGTCTCTTTCTCTCAGGATGTGCTTACAGTGAAGGGTCCCCTGGGAACTGTCGAAAGAAAGCTCTGGTACCCAGGGGTCAAGATCGACGTCAGAGAGGGCGAAGTAGTGGTGGATGCAGTATCCTCCAGGAAAGAACAGAAAGCAATGGTAGGCACCTTTACTTCCCACATCAAAAACATGATCAAAGGCGTAAATGAAGGATTTGAGTGCAAAATGTCTATTGTGTACTCTCACTTCCCCATGCAAGTAAAAGTTGATGGTAAGTCCTTCATAATCGGAAACTTCCTTGGAGAAAAGAAGCCGAGAGTTGCAAAAATCCTTGGCGAAACAAAGGTTAAGGTATCCGGAAACGAGGTAACTATCACCGGAATAAACAAGGAAGACGTCGGGCAGACTGCCGCAAACATTGAACAGAAGACGAAGATCAGGAGATTCGACCCGAGGGTTTTCCAGGATGGAATCTACATCGTGCAGAAACCCTGA
- a CDS encoding 50S ribosomal protein L19e, which translates to MTDLANQRRLASKILECGLDRVWLNPDASEEIASAITREDIRGLIEKGTIKAKPIKGVSRGRARALAAKRKYGHRKGHGSRKGKKGARTPKKELWIKKIRALRRRLKELRADGTIDKSVYCRLYRKAKGGEYRSVAHLNSHLESEKMLKK; encoded by the coding sequence ATGACAGATTTGGCCAATCAGAGAAGGTTAGCCTCCAAAATCCTCGAATGCGGTCTTGACAGGGTATGGCTTAATCCTGACGCCTCCGAAGAGATCGCGTCCGCAATTACCAGGGAAGATATCCGCGGGCTCATCGAGAAAGGTACTATTAAGGCAAAACCAATAAAAGGAGTCAGCAGAGGCCGAGCCAGAGCTCTTGCCGCCAAGCGTAAGTATGGACACCGCAAGGGTCACGGTTCAAGAAAAGGTAAGAAAGGAGCCCGTACCCCCAAGAAAGAACTGTGGATCAAAAAGATCCGGGCTCTTAGAAGAAGGCTCAAGGAATTGCGTGCAGATGGCACAATTGATAAGTCTGTGTACTGCAGACTTTACAGGAAAGCAAAAGGCGGCGAATATAGAAGTGTTGCCCACCTGAATTCCCACCTTGAGTCCGAAAAAATGTTAAAGAAATAA
- the rplX gene encoding 50S ribosomal protein L24, giving the protein MVSKQPRKQRKARYNAPLHIRQKFMGARLSESLSKEYGTRSAPVIAGDTVKVMRGDFKGTEGKVQSVSLKDGTITVDGVISTKVDGTEVPRPIYPSNVMIIKLEMKDGRRASSIKK; this is encoded by the coding sequence ATGGTATCCAAACAGCCAAGGAAGCAGAGAAAAGCAAGATATAACGCACCTCTGCATATCAGACAGAAATTCATGGGTGCAAGGCTCAGTGAATCGCTCTCCAAGGAATACGGCACAAGAAGCGCCCCAGTCATCGCGGGAGATACCGTGAAGGTCATGCGTGGAGACTTTAAGGGTACTGAAGGAAAGGTTCAGAGTGTTTCTCTTAAGGACGGCACTATTACTGTGGACGGGGTTATTTCCACCAAGGTGGATGGCACCGAAGTCCCAAGACCTATCTACCCCTCCAATGTTATGATCATAAAACTGGAAATGAAGGACGGGCGCAGAGCATCAAGCATTAAGAAGTGA
- a CDS encoding 30S ribosomal protein S14 codes for MADTIDKSGRGVNVCKRCGRKQGLVRKYDIYLCRHCFREIAHQMGFEKYS; via the coding sequence ATGGCAGATACTATAGACAAGTCCGGAAGAGGAGTAAATGTATGCAAGCGCTGCGGAAGAAAGCAGGGTCTTGTCCGTAAATACGATATCTACCTCTGCAGGCACTGTTTCAGGGAGATCGCCCACCAGATGGGTTTTGAGAAATATTCGTAA
- a CDS encoding 50S ribosomal protein L18, producing MATGPRYKVPFRRRREGRTNYHLRLKLLLSKRDRVVVRKSARNIQIQLIAPTPDGDITYSSAISSELARYGYTGATGNTTAAYLTGLLFGLKSLKKGYEGGILDIGLQASSAGSRVYAALKGIIDSGFDVPCNPEVFPSDERIRGEHIAEYREESSDLPEQFEATKEKIFAEFS from the coding sequence ATGGCAACAGGACCAAGATATAAGGTTCCTTTTAGAAGAAGAAGAGAAGGTCGCACTAATTATCACCTGCGGCTCAAGTTACTGCTCTCAAAGCGGGACCGTGTGGTTGTCAGGAAGAGTGCAAGAAACATTCAGATCCAGTTAATAGCTCCAACCCCAGACGGGGATATAACTTATTCCTCAGCCATCTCGAGTGAGCTTGCCAGGTACGGTTACACAGGAGCTACCGGAAATACCACGGCTGCGTATCTTACAGGGCTCCTTTTCGGACTGAAGAGTTTGAAAAAGGGATATGAGGGAGGCATTCTGGATATAGGACTTCAGGCTTCCTCTGCAGGCTCCAGGGTTTATGCTGCGCTTAAAGGCATAATAGATTCTGGTTTTGACGTCCCCTGCAACCCTGAAGTTTTCCCTTCGGATGAGAGAATTCGGGGAGAACACATTGCTGAATACAGAGAAGAGAGCTCAGACCTGCCAGAGCAGTTTGAAGCAACCAAAGAGAAAATCTTTGCTGAATTTAGTTAA
- a CDS encoding 30S ribosomal protein S8, with the protein MVLLDPLANALSVIKNAEDVGKSACVIRPASKTIGNVLKVMQDLGYIGEFEFIDDGKAGIYNVTLVGRINKCGAIKPRYSVGTGSFERWEKQFLPAKNFGALIVTTSSGVMSQYEAREKKIGGQLLAYVY; encoded by the coding sequence ATGGTATTACTTGATCCTCTTGCAAATGCCCTTTCTGTAATTAAAAACGCCGAAGATGTCGGGAAGAGCGCCTGTGTCATCAGGCCTGCTTCCAAAACTATCGGCAATGTACTGAAGGTTATGCAAGATCTCGGATACATTGGAGAATTCGAGTTTATCGATGACGGAAAAGCCGGAATCTACAATGTTACCCTTGTGGGAAGAATCAACAAATGCGGTGCAATCAAGCCGCGGTATTCTGTGGGAACTGGCAGTTTTGAACGCTGGGAAAAGCAGTTCCTGCCGGCAAAGAACTTTGGCGCCCTTATAGTTACCACTTCAAGCGGGGTTATGTCCCAGTACGAAGCCCGTGAGAAGAAGATTGGTGGGCAGCTTCTTGCTTATGTGTACTGA
- the rpmC gene encoding 50S ribosomal protein L29 — translation MAILRTSEIRAMTPEERADELENLKNELVRERALTSAGGAPENPGRIGEIRRTIARIKTIQHELNEI, via the coding sequence ATGGCAATCCTCAGAACCAGCGAAATCCGGGCTATGACACCCGAGGAACGGGCTGATGAACTTGAGAATCTGAAAAATGAACTGGTCAGGGAACGCGCCCTTACCTCCGCAGGCGGAGCTCCTGAGAACCCGGGACGGATCGGAGAAATCAGGAGAACAATTGCCCGGATAAAGACAATTCAGCATGAATTAAATGAAATCTAA
- a CDS encoding 50S ribosomal protein L5, whose amino-acid sequence MRAPTVEKVIVHMGVGESGQRLVNAEEILRTITGQEVVRCFAKKTLPAFSIKKKEPIGCKVTLRGQKAQEFLETALGIVGKTLVRSQFDSLGNVSFGIEEHTDFPGMKYDPNIGVFGMDVTVVIKRPGERICKRRIAKKKIPTNHRVTVEDAVAFLSENYGVEVM is encoded by the coding sequence ATGCGCGCTCCAACTGTTGAAAAGGTTATTGTCCACATGGGTGTTGGAGAAAGTGGGCAGCGTCTTGTAAATGCCGAGGAGATCCTCAGGACTATCACAGGACAGGAAGTTGTCAGGTGCTTTGCCAAAAAGACTCTTCCGGCTTTCTCGATTAAAAAGAAAGAACCCATTGGCTGCAAGGTGACCCTGAGAGGCCAGAAAGCCCAGGAATTCCTTGAGACAGCTCTGGGCATAGTTGGCAAAACTCTGGTCAGGTCCCAGTTTGATTCCCTTGGAAACGTCTCTTTCGGAATTGAAGAACACACGGATTTTCCGGGCATGAAATATGACCCGAATATCGGGGTTTTCGGAATGGATGTAACAGTTGTTATCAAACGCCCCGGAGAAAGAATCTGCAAGAGAAGGATCGCAAAAAAGAAGATCCCGACAAACCACAGGGTTACAGTTGAGGATGCAGTTGCTTTCCTTAGCGAGAACTATGGCGTGGAGGTCATGTAA
- a CDS encoding 30S ribosomal protein S17 produces MARDIGLNIPAPSEECDDSYCPFHGTLPVRGQILVGTVVSNKMDNTVVIERQYMKMVPKYQRYEKRRSKLHAHNPPCISAKVGDIVTIAECRPISKTKSFVVVKAEVPK; encoded by the coding sequence ATGGCAAGAGATATTGGATTAAACATACCGGCGCCATCAGAAGAATGTGATGATTCATACTGTCCCTTCCACGGCACACTCCCAGTAAGGGGTCAAATACTTGTGGGCACCGTGGTCAGCAATAAGATGGACAATACAGTAGTTATTGAAAGGCAATACATGAAAATGGTGCCAAAATATCAGAGATACGAGAAGAGACGCTCGAAGCTTCACGCACACAACCCGCCTTGCATTTCAGCAAAAGTCGGGGATATCGTTACGATTGCGGAATGCAGGCCTATAAGCAAAACCAAGTCCTTTGTGGTAGTTAAAGCGGAGGTGCCAAAATGA
- a CDS encoding 50S ribosomal protein L32e encodes MAEEFKSEGTLDMDSESRRLFNVRKVLKGKKPQFKRAACHKFKRLDSNWRRPRGTQGKQRRKYVSKGALAQVGYGSPVAVKGLHPSGYSDVLISSVDELELIDPSYEAIRIASTVGARKKAIIIAKAEELGIKILNPGRSE; translated from the coding sequence ATGGCAGAAGAATTCAAATCAGAAGGTACTCTTGATATGGACTCTGAATCCAGGCGTTTATTCAATGTGAGAAAGGTTCTGAAGGGAAAGAAACCCCAGTTTAAAAGAGCAGCCTGTCACAAATTCAAAAGACTTGATAGCAACTGGAGGCGTCCAAGAGGTACTCAAGGCAAACAGCGCAGAAAATATGTATCTAAAGGTGCGCTCGCCCAGGTAGGATATGGAAGCCCGGTTGCAGTAAAAGGTCTGCATCCGTCCGGGTATTCGGATGTGCTTATTTCCAGTGTTGATGAACTTGAGCTTATTGATCCTTCTTATGAGGCTATCAGGATAGCTTCTACAGTAGGCGCAAGAAAAAAAGCTATTATTATAGCAAAAGCCGAAGAACTCGGAATCAAGATATTGAACCCTGGAAGGAGTGAATAA
- the rnp1 gene encoding ribonuclease P protein component 1, with the protein MKSKVEILPSTLIYHELIGLEVLVIHSTNPALIGIRGRVIDETKNMLIIENSKSRELKIPKAGSEFVFRIPAELSEKGRRSDTFVKIQGNLLLSQPENRIKNIKKLRKWG; encoded by the coding sequence ATGAAATCTAAAGTGGAAATTCTACCTTCGACCCTTATCTACCATGAACTGATAGGGCTCGAGGTTCTGGTGATTCATTCCACTAATCCAGCATTGATAGGAATCCGCGGCAGGGTAATTGACGAGACAAAAAATATGTTAATAATAGAAAACTCGAAGTCGCGGGAACTGAAGATTCCAAAGGCGGGTTCGGAATTTGTCTTCCGGATCCCTGCCGAGCTCTCAGAAAAAGGCCGCAGATCCGATACATTTGTTAAAATTCAGGGAAACCTGCTGCTCTCACAACCCGAAAATCGGATCAAGAACATTAAAAAGTTACGCAAATGGGGCTAA